The Trichosurus vulpecula isolate mTriVul1 chromosome 4, mTriVul1.pri, whole genome shotgun sequence genome contains a region encoding:
- the SLC35B1 gene encoding solute carrier family 35 member B1 isoform X2 — translation MVSSNSALQFVNYPTQVLGKSCKPIPVMLLGVTLLKKKYPVAKYFCVLLIVAGVALFMYKPKKGVGTEEHLVGYGELLLLLSLTLDGLTGVSQDHMRAHYQTGSNHMMLNINLWSTLLLGAGILFTGEFWDFLSFAERYPSVLYNILLFGLTSALGQSFIFMTVVYFGPLTCSIITTTRKFFTILASVILFANPISSMQWVGTVLVFMGLGLDAKFGKGSKKTSL, via the exons ATGGTCTCCAGCAACTCTGCATTACAGTTTGTCAACTACCCAACTCAG GTCCTTGGCAAATCCTGTAAACCTATTCCAG TAATGCTCCTTGGAGTGACCCTCCTGAAGAAGAAATACCCGGTGGCTAAATACTTCTGTGTGCTCCTGATAGTGGCTGGAGTGGCCCTCTTCATGTACAAGCCCAAAAAGGGGGTTGGAACGGAAGAGCATTTGGTTGGCTATGGAGAGCTCCTTCTG CTGCTGTCCCTGACACTGGATGGACTGACAGGTGTCTCCCAGGACCACATGCGAGCTCATTACCAAACAGGCTCTAACCACATGATGCTGAACATAAACCTCTGGTCCACATTGCTCTTGGGAGCTG GAATCCTGTTCACCGGGGAATTCTGGGACTTCCTTAGCTTTGCTGAGCGATATCCTAGCGTCCTTTACAACATCCTTCTGTTTGGCCTAACCAGTGCCCTGGGCCAG AGCTTTATTTTCATGACGGTTGTGTACTTCGGCCCTCTGACCTGCTCCATCATTACTACAACCCGCAAGTTCTTCACCATCTTGGCGTCTGTGATCCTCTTTGCTAACCCCATTAGCTCCATGCAGTGGGTGGGCACTGTGCTGGTGTTCATGG GTCTCGGCCTGGATGCCAAGTTTGGCAAAGGTTCCAAGAAGACATCCCTCTAG
- the SLC35B1 gene encoding solute carrier family 35 member B1 isoform X1 has product MRAASPVCDVRLELPLPPQSPPSSLGSLSEARAGPAPRLMAASGALVPDRLRLPLCFFGVFICYFYYGILQEKITRGKYGEGAKQEKFTFALTLVFIQCVFNAVFAKILIQFFDTARVDRTRSWLYAACSLSYLGAMVSSNSALQFVNYPTQVLGKSCKPIPVMLLGVTLLKKKYPVAKYFCVLLIVAGVALFMYKPKKGVGTEEHLVGYGELLLLLSLTLDGLTGVSQDHMRAHYQTGSNHMMLNINLWSTLLLGAGILFTGEFWDFLSFAERYPSVLYNILLFGLTSALGQSFIFMTVVYFGPLTCSIITTTRKFFTILASVILFANPISSMQWVGTVLVFMGLGLDAKFGKGSKKTSL; this is encoded by the exons ATGAGGGCCGCGTCGCCGGTGTGCGATGTCCGGCTCGAGCTGCCGCTGCCCCCTCAGTCGCCGCCGTCATCCCTGGGGTCTCTGAGTGAGGCTCGCGCCGGCCCGGCCCCGCGCCTCATGGCCGCCAGCGGCGCCCTGGTGCCCGATCGGCTGCGCCTGCCGCTCTGCTTTTTCGGCGTCTTCATCTGCTACTTCTATTATGGGATTCTGCAGGAGAAGAT CACGAGGGGAAAATATGGGGAGGGTGCCAAACAAGAGAAGTTCACATTTGCCTTAACCTTGGTCTTCATCCAGTGTGTGTTCAATGCAGTATTTGCCAAGATCT TGATCCAGTTTTTTGACACTGCCAGGGTGGATCGGACCAGGAGCTGGCTTTATGCAGCCTGCTCTCTCTCTTACCTGGGTGCCATGGTCTCCAGCAACTCTGCATTACAGTTTGTCAACTACCCAACTCAG GTCCTTGGCAAATCCTGTAAACCTATTCCAG TAATGCTCCTTGGAGTGACCCTCCTGAAGAAGAAATACCCGGTGGCTAAATACTTCTGTGTGCTCCTGATAGTGGCTGGAGTGGCCCTCTTCATGTACAAGCCCAAAAAGGGGGTTGGAACGGAAGAGCATTTGGTTGGCTATGGAGAGCTCCTTCTG CTGCTGTCCCTGACACTGGATGGACTGACAGGTGTCTCCCAGGACCACATGCGAGCTCATTACCAAACAGGCTCTAACCACATGATGCTGAACATAAACCTCTGGTCCACATTGCTCTTGGGAGCTG GAATCCTGTTCACCGGGGAATTCTGGGACTTCCTTAGCTTTGCTGAGCGATATCCTAGCGTCCTTTACAACATCCTTCTGTTTGGCCTAACCAGTGCCCTGGGCCAG AGCTTTATTTTCATGACGGTTGTGTACTTCGGCCCTCTGACCTGCTCCATCATTACTACAACCCGCAAGTTCTTCACCATCTTGGCGTCTGTGATCCTCTTTGCTAACCCCATTAGCTCCATGCAGTGGGTGGGCACTGTGCTGGTGTTCATGG GTCTCGGCCTGGATGCCAAGTTTGGCAAAGGTTCCAAGAAGACATCCCTCTAG